One part of the Chryseobacterium sp. 7 genome encodes these proteins:
- a CDS encoding helix-turn-helix transcriptional regulator, with translation MDQKRNDYYHSLTKNIVKREQIETLSHEIKQLRRLVDKKQLSEENIVELLSAINLNDTLFLDQFEKYFPLFSKNILKDTGVVLSTAELILCAELKLGLSTKEIALYSNASLKAVEGRKYRLRKKLNIPSEVDLVIWCSKY, from the coding sequence ATGGATCAAAAGCGGAACGATTATTATCATTCGCTTACCAAAAATATAGTGAAAAGAGAGCAAATTGAAACGCTTTCTCATGAGATTAAGCAGCTGAGAAGATTGGTTGATAAAAAACAATTATCAGAAGAAAACATCGTAGAGCTTCTGAGTGCAATCAATTTAAATGATACTTTATTTTTGGATCAGTTTGAAAAGTATTTTCCATTGTTCAGTAAAAACATATTGAAAGATACGGGAGTTGTACTTTCAACAGCAGAGCTTATTCTGTGTGCAGAGCTAAAACTTGGTCTTTCTACAAAAGAAATTGCCTTGTATAGCAATGCATCACTAAAAGCAGTTGAAGGCAGAAAATACAGATTGAGAAAAAAGCTAAATATCCCTTCAGAGGTAGATCTTGTCATCTGGTGTTCGAAATATTAA
- a CDS encoding transposase, which translates to MDFKDFHIGSLINRRVAECGIEISRICNFLPCSAESVEKMYQSKSLNTQTLLRWSKLLEYDFFRIYSQHLVLYSPVSSIKVIPTLRKKKSSLPSFRKNLYTKEIIDFVLERISSNEMTKTQVIKRYRIPKTTLYKWLSKYS; encoded by the coding sequence ATGGACTTTAAAGATTTTCATATCGGCAGTTTAATCAACCGCCGGGTTGCAGAATGTGGGATAGAAATATCCCGCATCTGTAATTTTTTACCCTGTAGTGCTGAAAGTGTTGAAAAGATGTACCAATCAAAAAGTCTGAATACTCAAACTCTTTTGAGATGGAGCAAGCTGCTGGAATATGATTTTTTTAGAATTTATTCGCAGCATTTAGTGCTTTATTCTCCCGTATCAAGCATTAAAGTTATACCAACTTTGAGAAAGAAAAAATCATCATTGCCAAGTTTTCGAAAAAATCTTTACACCAAAGAAATTATAGATTTTGTGTTAGAAAGAATCAGCTCAAATGAAATGACGAAGACCCAGGTAATAAAAAGATATAGAATTCCTAAGACAACATTGTACAAATGGTTATCTAAATATAGCTAA
- a CDS encoding helix-turn-helix domain-containing protein — MKKTTPDYITIYKDLVQLKFPEKIKDLEHFFQKEKLSAMEVIKINYILFGTSKEANNSRFNSYNKDDIMHILDYQKKYKLNNSQVAIHFKMSRNTISKWKKCLSFNENSQLKKII; from the coding sequence ATGAAAAAAACAACCCCCGATTATATCACCATTTATAAAGATTTGGTTCAGCTTAAATTTCCAGAAAAAATAAAAGATCTGGAGCATTTTTTTCAGAAAGAGAAGTTGTCAGCAATGGAAGTTATTAAAATTAACTACATCCTTTTCGGTACCTCTAAAGAAGCAAACAATAGCCGGTTTAATTCATACAATAAAGACGATATTATGCATATTCTTGATTATCAAAAAAAGTATAAATTAAATAACTCGCAGGTAGCAATACATTTTAAAATGAGTAGAAATACGATTAGTAAATGGAAAAAATGTTTAAGTTTTAATGAAAACAGCCAACTAAAGAAGATAATTTAA
- a CDS encoding glycosyltransferase family 9 protein, protein MTKILAYRFSAFGDVAMTVPVFREFLEQNPGVEIIMVSRKNFEALFAGIPNVTFKGIDLDDYKGLFGLSRLSNELIKEFNPDCIANLHDVIRTKILDRIYRRKGLKVFKIDKGKEEKEHLTDVWNLEKVQLKKTVERYADVFRKMGFKVELSHTLRPLSEDKSGIGFAPFAQHKGKMLPLEKSYELVRILAKKHTIYFFGGGKKEKETLEKWEREIPNTKNLAGTLSLTEELNHIAELELMISMDSANMHLASLVGTRCISIWGATHPYAGFLGFGQSEEDVVQVKDLSCRPCSVFGDKECYRGDWACLEEFDIQGVVDRVNS, encoded by the coding sequence GTGACTAAAATTTTAGCATATCGTTTTTCCGCATTCGGAGATGTTGCGATGACGGTGCCTGTCTTCAGAGAATTTCTGGAGCAGAACCCCGGTGTGGAAATTATTATGGTTTCCAGGAAAAATTTTGAAGCCCTGTTTGCGGGAATTCCAAATGTAACCTTTAAAGGAATTGATCTTGATGATTATAAAGGACTGTTTGGACTAAGCAGACTCAGTAATGAACTGATCAAAGAGTTTAATCCGGACTGTATTGCAAATCTTCATGATGTAATCCGAACCAAGATTTTAGACAGGATTTACAGAAGAAAAGGACTTAAGGTTTTCAAAATAGATAAAGGAAAAGAAGAAAAAGAACACCTCACAGACGTTTGGAACCTGGAAAAAGTGCAACTGAAAAAAACGGTAGAACGTTATGCTGATGTTTTCCGAAAAATGGGATTCAAAGTTGAGCTGTCGCATACCTTAAGGCCGCTTTCTGAGGATAAATCGGGGATAGGTTTTGCTCCTTTTGCCCAACATAAAGGGAAAATGCTTCCGCTGGAAAAATCTTATGAATTAGTGAGAATTCTGGCTAAGAAACACACGATATATTTCTTTGGCGGAGGTAAGAAAGAAAAAGAAACGCTGGAAAAATGGGAGCGTGAAATTCCTAATACAAAAAACCTTGCCGGAACATTAAGTCTTACAGAAGAACTTAATCATATTGCTGAACTGGAACTGATGATTTCTATGGATTCTGCCAATATGCACCTTGCAAGTCTTGTAGGAACAAGATGTATTTCTATTTGGGGAGCTACTCATCCTTATGCCGGATTTTTAGGATTCGGGCAGAGTGAAGAGGATGTTGTTCAGGTGAAAGATCTTAGCTGCAGGCCATGTTCTGTTTTTGGAGATAAAGAATGTTACCGGGGAGACTGGGCCTGTCTTGAAGAGTTTGATATTCAGGGCGTGGTAGACAGGGTTAATTCTTAA
- a CDS encoding SufE family protein: protein MTIKEKQQEIIDEFAFLEDWEQKYEYIIDLGKELKGLPEERKTEENLIKGCQSKVWIDAEFKDGKLFFNADSDGILPKGIVSLLVSIYSGHSTQEILDSDFDFIAEIGLQEFLSPSRANGLMAMTKQIKFYAVAYQLKS from the coding sequence ATGACCATTAAAGAAAAACAGCAGGAAATAATCGACGAATTCGCTTTTCTTGAAGACTGGGAGCAAAAGTATGAGTACATCATTGATCTTGGAAAAGAACTGAAAGGCTTACCGGAAGAAAGAAAAACAGAAGAAAATCTGATTAAAGGCTGTCAGAGCAAAGTTTGGATTGATGCAGAATTTAAAGACGGAAAGCTTTTCTTTAATGCTGATTCTGATGGTATTCTGCCAAAAGGGATCGTTTCTCTTTTAGTAAGTATTTATAGTGGACATTCCACTCAGGAAATCCTGGATTCTGATTTCGATTTTATTGCAGAAATAGGATTACAGGAATTTCTTTCCCCGTCCAGAGCCAATGGATTGATGGCAATGACGAAGCAGATCAAGTTTTATGCAGTTGCTTACCAACTGAAATCATAA
- a CDS encoding glycosyltransferase, giving the protein MRKKVITSAFSNLYTDQRIEKVCKTLFDNGYSIDLIGNDWEGNEKMERPYPFSRIGLKSKSLKTAYFEFNWKLYKELKKKADKDTILHANDIDALLPNYLIAKKLNIPLVFDSHEIFTEMPSVQNRFSQKFWRVVERSLVPHVKFMMTESESYAEWFHEKYNVNPIVVRNIPRKILSAPEIPDNHPKIILYQGAINQSRGIEKMIVAMHHIKDAVLKIAGDGPKKKEYEELVAQEKLQDKVFFLGKLKPENLREITKTADVGFSLEENNGVSYYYSLPNKVCDYIQSRVPLVMINFPEMQRIKNQFNVGEIITDHQPETIEKAINLVLKRGRMHYQSELNKAADVFCWENEETKILQLFEKASH; this is encoded by the coding sequence ATGAGGAAAAAAGTAATTACTTCGGCTTTTAGTAACCTGTATACGGACCAAAGGATAGAAAAGGTGTGCAAAACCCTTTTTGATAATGGATACTCTATAGATCTTATAGGAAATGATTGGGAAGGAAATGAGAAAATGGAGCGTCCTTATCCTTTTTCCAGAATAGGATTAAAGTCTAAAAGTTTAAAGACCGCCTATTTTGAGTTCAACTGGAAATTATATAAAGAACTTAAGAAAAAAGCTGACAAAGATACTATCCTTCATGCCAATGACATCGATGCACTTCTGCCAAATTATCTCATTGCCAAAAAACTGAATATTCCATTGGTCTTTGACAGCCATGAAATTTTTACAGAAATGCCATCGGTACAAAACCGCTTTTCACAGAAATTCTGGAGGGTAGTTGAGAGAAGCCTGGTTCCTCATGTAAAATTCATGATGACGGAAAGTGAAAGCTATGCCGAATGGTTTCACGAAAAATACAATGTGAACCCAATAGTTGTCAGAAATATTCCGAGAAAAATACTTTCTGCTCCTGAAATTCCGGACAATCATCCTAAAATTATTCTGTATCAGGGAGCAATCAATCAGTCCAGAGGAATTGAGAAAATGATTGTTGCCATGCATCATATTAAAGATGCTGTTTTGAAAATTGCAGGTGACGGGCCAAAGAAAAAAGAATATGAAGAGCTTGTTGCTCAGGAAAAATTACAAGATAAAGTTTTTTTCCTGGGTAAACTGAAACCGGAAAACCTCAGAGAAATTACCAAAACAGCAGATGTAGGGTTCAGTCTTGAAGAAAATAACGGAGTGAGCTATTATTATTCTCTTCCTAATAAAGTTTGCGATTATATTCAGAGCAGGGTTCCGCTGGTTATGATTAATTTCCCGGAGATGCAGCGCATAAAAAATCAGTTCAATGTAGGAGAAATTATTACGGATCACCAACCTGAAACGATTGAGAAAGCAATTAATCTTGTTCTGAAAAGAGGAAGAATGCATTATCAGAGTGAATTGAATAAAGCGGCGGATGTATTTTGCTGGGAGAATGAGGAAACAAAAATATTACAGCTTTTTGAAAAAGCATCTCATTAA
- a CDS encoding uroporphyrinogen decarboxylase has protein sequence MSPEITTYIGYSASVFIVLSFILKDVRKIRIVNMIGCFCFVIYGFFSGPLWPVIIPNGLICFIQIYHLILGKKKG, from the coding sequence ATGAGCCCTGAAATTACTACTTACATCGGATATTCCGCCTCAGTTTTTATCGTGCTGAGTTTCATACTGAAAGATGTAAGAAAAATTAGAATTGTCAACATGATTGGCTGTTTTTGTTTTGTCATTTATGGGTTTTTTAGTGGGCCTTTATGGCCGGTTATTATTCCAAACGGACTGATCTGTTTCATTCAGATCTATCATTTAATACTAGGTAAAAAAAAGGGATGA
- a CDS encoding ATP-dependent Clp protease ATP-binding subunit, with the protein MDYKFSQGLSQVFKQSKSEAKRLKSEFLNTEHLLLGIIKTENSAKEILQNLNADLTQIRRKIETLNTASLNPISEEVTNISFTKMADHAIKRAELECRQYKSNEINTVHLLLGILYKYEDPTSNILGAYDIDYEGVSREYQTMLKNSGQSPQMSAYDDDDEREEFEQMRKPTGNLGSAKSKTPTLDNFGRDLTSLARDGKLDPVIGREKEIERVSQILSRRKKNNPLLIGEPGVGKSAIAEGLALRIQQKKVSRVLYGKRVITLDLASLVAGTKYRGQFEERMKAIMTELEKNRDVILFIDELHTIVGAGSSTGSLDASNMFKPALARGEIQCIGATTLDEYRQYIEKDGALERRFQKVMVEPTSIDETVQILNQIKDKYEEHHNVIYTPEAILACVNLTSRYITDRFLPDKAIDAMDEAGSRVYIKNMKVPTEIIDFEKKIEDIKELKQKAVKAQDYLEARKLKDEEERLQMELNAAQEKWDKDVKEKKETVTEENVAEVVSMMSGVPVTKVGKNELDKLAQMDEKLNGKVIGQEDAVKKVVKAIQRNRAGLKDPNRPIGTFIFLGTTGVGKTELAKVMARELFESDESLIRIDMSEYMEKFAVSRLVGAPPGYVGYEEGGQLTEAVRRKPYAVVLLDEIEKAHPDVFNILLQILDEGHVTDSLGRKIDFRNTIIILTSNIGTRDLKDFGDGVGFGTSAKKTTSDSRARSTIESALKKAFAPEFLNRIDDIVIFNSLVQDDIKKIIDIELNKLYGRLEKLGYKVDLTEDAKDFISEKGWDKDFGARPLKRAIQKYIEDLLAEMLVNKQLNEGETVVLDLNEAKDGLIGKTQKAKKSAEKSSQS; encoded by the coding sequence ATGGATTATAAGTTTTCACAAGGTTTGAGCCAGGTGTTCAAACAAAGCAAAAGCGAAGCTAAAAGGCTCAAAAGTGAATTTCTTAATACAGAACATCTACTTTTAGGTATTATAAAAACGGAAAACTCTGCAAAAGAAATCCTTCAAAACCTTAATGCGGATTTAACACAAATCAGAAGAAAAATTGAAACTTTAAATACAGCAAGTCTAAATCCTATTTCTGAAGAGGTTACCAATATTTCTTTCACCAAGATGGCAGATCATGCCATTAAACGTGCAGAGTTAGAATGCCGTCAATATAAAAGCAATGAAATTAATACCGTTCACCTGCTTTTAGGTATTCTTTATAAATATGAGGACCCTACTTCAAATATTCTGGGAGCTTATGATATCGACTACGAAGGAGTTTCAAGAGAATACCAGACTATGCTTAAAAATTCAGGCCAGTCTCCTCAGATGAGCGCATATGACGATGATGATGAGAGAGAGGAATTTGAGCAAATGAGAAAGCCTACAGGAAATTTAGGTTCTGCAAAAAGTAAAACCCCTACATTGGATAACTTTGGTAGAGACCTTACTTCCTTGGCCAGAGACGGAAAACTGGACCCAGTAATCGGGCGTGAAAAAGAAATTGAGAGAGTTTCTCAGATCTTATCACGTAGAAAGAAAAACAATCCTCTTCTTATCGGGGAGCCGGGAGTTGGTAAATCTGCCATTGCTGAAGGGTTAGCATTAAGAATTCAACAGAAAAAAGTATCCAGAGTTCTTTACGGAAAACGTGTGATCACTCTAGATCTTGCAAGTTTAGTTGCAGGAACTAAGTACCGTGGTCAGTTTGAAGAAAGAATGAAGGCGATTATGACAGAACTGGAAAAAAACAGAGATGTCATCTTATTCATTGATGAGCTTCATACGATTGTAGGAGCGGGAAGTTCTACGGGAAGTTTAGATGCTTCCAATATGTTCAAACCGGCTTTGGCAAGAGGTGAAATTCAATGCATCGGAGCCACTACTCTGGATGAGTACCGTCAGTATATTGAAAAAGACGGAGCTTTAGAAAGAAGATTCCAGAAAGTAATGGTGGAACCTACTTCTATTGATGAAACTGTTCAGATCCTGAATCAGATCAAAGATAAGTATGAAGAACATCACAATGTAATCTATACTCCGGAAGCAATTCTGGCTTGTGTCAATTTGACATCAAGATATATTACAGACCGTTTCCTACCGGACAAAGCAATTGATGCGATGGACGAAGCAGGATCCCGTGTTTACATCAAGAATATGAAAGTTCCTACAGAAATCATTGATTTTGAAAAGAAAATCGAAGATATCAAAGAACTGAAGCAGAAAGCTGTAAAAGCTCAGGACTACCTTGAAGCAAGAAAACTGAAAGATGAGGAAGAACGTCTTCAGATGGAACTGAATGCTGCTCAGGAAAAATGGGATAAGGATGTAAAAGAGAAAAAAGAAACCGTAACAGAAGAAAATGTAGCGGAAGTTGTTTCTATGATGAGCGGTGTTCCGGTAACGAAAGTTGGTAAGAACGAGCTTGACAAACTGGCCCAGATGGATGAAAAACTGAACGGAAAAGTAATCGGTCAGGAAGATGCTGTGAAGAAAGTTGTTAAGGCTATTCAAAGAAACAGAGCAGGTCTTAAAGATCCTAACCGCCCTATTGGTACCTTTATTTTCCTTGGAACAACCGGGGTTGGTAAAACTGAATTGGCGAAGGTAATGGCAAGAGAGCTTTTCGAATCCGATGAATCTCTGATCAGAATTGACATGAGTGAATACATGGAGAAATTTGCCGTTTCAAGATTGGTGGGTGCGCCTCCGGGATACGTAGGATACGAAGAAGGTGGTCAGTTAACCGAAGCGGTAAGAAGAAAACCTTATGCAGTGGTTCTTTTGGATGAGATTGAAAAAGCTCACCCGGATGTATTCAATATTCTGTTACAGATTTTGGATGAAGGACATGTTACTGACAGCTTAGGCAGAAAGATTGACTTCAGAAATACCATCATTATTCTTACTTCAAATATCGGAACAAGAGATCTTAAAGATTTCGGCGACGGTGTAGGATTCGGAACTTCTGCAAAGAAAACTACTTCAGACTCCAGAGCGAGAAGTACGATTGAAAGTGCCCTTAAAAAAGCATTTGCTCCGGAATTCCTGAACAGAATTGATGATATTGTGATCTTCAACTCTCTTGTACAGGATGATATCAAGAAAATCATTGATATTGAACTGAATAAGCTTTATGGCAGACTAGAAAAATTAGGATATAAAGTAGATCTTACTGAAGACGCTAAAGACTTTATTTCTGAAAAAGGATGGGATAAAGATTTCGGTGCAAGACCATTGAAACGTGCGATCCAGAAATACATTGAAGATTTATTGGCAGAAATGCTGGTAAACAAACAATTGAATGAAGGAGAAACCGTAGTTCTTGACCTTAACGAGGCTAAAGACGGATTGATCGGGAAAACACAGAAAGCAAAAAAATCAGCTGAAAAGTCTTCTCAATCTTAA
- the mnmA gene encoding tRNA 2-thiouridine(34) synthase MnmA translates to MKVVVGLSGGVDSSVTAYLLQQQGHEVVALFMRNWNDASVTLEDECPWIEDSNDALMVAQKLGIPFQVIDMSELYKERIVDYMFDEYQKGRTPNPDVLCNREVKFDVFMKTAMSLGADKVATGHYARVNSTFDESGKEIFHLLAGKDNNKDQSYFLCQLSQDQLSKALFPIGELTKPQVREIAKEIGLVTADKKDSQGLCFIGKVSLPQFLQQQLKPNEGEIVEIFKDSPLFSEEKPEFLSKEEELEFLSRKINYKKADGKVIGKHQGAQFFTIGQSRGLGIGGHKESCFIVSRDMENNIIFVGEGSHFPGLHKKALKIDNSELHWVREDMKLQNGESMEVMARFRYRQSLQKATLFQFENALYVEFDELQSAIAEGQFASWYIDDELIGSGVIA, encoded by the coding sequence ATGAAAGTAGTAGTAGGCCTCTCCGGAGGTGTAGATTCTAGTGTTACAGCTTATTTGCTTCAGCAGCAAGGCCATGAAGTTGTGGCTTTATTTATGAGAAACTGGAACGATGCTTCCGTAACATTAGAAGATGAATGTCCCTGGATTGAGGACAGTAATGATGCCCTTATGGTGGCGCAAAAGCTTGGAATTCCTTTCCAGGTGATAGACATGAGTGAACTTTATAAAGAGCGTATTGTTGATTATATGTTTGATGAATATCAAAAAGGAAGAACTCCCAACCCTGATGTACTGTGTAACAGAGAAGTAAAATTCGATGTGTTTATGAAAACCGCAATGTCTTTAGGAGCAGATAAGGTTGCTACAGGACATTATGCAAGAGTAAATTCTACTTTTGATGAAAGCGGAAAAGAAATTTTCCATCTTCTGGCCGGGAAAGATAATAATAAAGATCAGTCTTATTTCCTTTGCCAGCTAAGCCAGGATCAGCTTTCAAAAGCATTATTTCCTATCGGGGAACTTACAAAACCTCAGGTAAGAGAAATTGCAAAAGAAATCGGATTGGTAACGGCAGATAAAAAAGATTCCCAGGGATTATGTTTTATCGGGAAAGTAAGTCTTCCACAGTTTTTACAACAGCAATTAAAGCCCAATGAAGGAGAAATCGTAGAAATTTTCAAAGATTCACCCCTATTTTCGGAAGAAAAACCTGAATTTTTATCTAAAGAAGAAGAACTTGAATTTTTATCAAGAAAAATCAATTATAAAAAAGCTGACGGAAAAGTAATCGGGAAACATCAGGGAGCCCAGTTTTTTACCATCGGACAAAGCAGAGGTCTTGGGATAGGCGGTCATAAAGAAAGCTGTTTTATCGTCTCCAGAGATATGGAAAACAATATCATTTTTGTGGGCGAAGGAAGCCACTTCCCCGGACTTCATAAAAAAGCACTGAAAATCGATAATTCTGAATTGCACTGGGTACGTGAGGATATGAAACTTCAGAATGGAGAATCTATGGAAGTAATGGCCAGATTCAGATACAGACAATCTCTGCAGAAAGCAACGCTATTTCAGTTTGAAAATGCTTTGTATGTTGAATTTGATGAGCTTCAGTCTGCTATTGCGGAAGGACAGTTTGCATCATGGTATATTGATGATGAATTGATTGGCAGCGGAGTTATTGCATAA
- a CDS encoding DUF4249 domain-containing protein — MKNIKYLVAFPIVFSLLSCFDERDIDLPLKDLSGTIVIEGNVTDKNGPYSVKITRSEKINAASYPKPVTDAVVVISDNHGQSDTLKYTEGEYRTTHLTTHYGDVYTLSVTIDGVIYKATSKMPEYVEFTALKQKDIPDEYYIEKKVIPVFTDPEIKGNYYLFKSQGYLGIQEITLFSDYSVNGQVNNRVLNGSTNPPNSKVKVEMQCIDEAVYNYFKAQKSLNDPEFNTTVSANPPSNISNGALGYFSAHTTSEKEIIIQ, encoded by the coding sequence ATGAAAAATATAAAATACCTGGTAGCCTTTCCAATTGTGTTTTCTCTGTTGAGCTGCTTTGATGAAAGAGATATAGATCTGCCTTTGAAAGACTTAAGCGGAACCATAGTAATTGAAGGAAACGTTACGGATAAAAACGGACCTTACAGTGTGAAAATCACCAGATCTGAGAAAATTAATGCTGCATCATATCCAAAACCGGTTACAGATGCTGTTGTTGTCATCAGTGATAACCACGGGCAATCCGATACTTTAAAATATACTGAGGGAGAATACAGAACAACCCATCTTACCACCCATTATGGAGATGTTTATACCCTATCTGTAACCATAGATGGCGTTATCTATAAAGCGACAAGCAAAATGCCTGAATATGTAGAGTTTACAGCTTTGAAACAAAAGGACATCCCCGACGAATATTATATTGAGAAAAAAGTGATTCCGGTTTTTACGGATCCCGAGATAAAAGGAAATTATTATTTGTTTAAATCTCAAGGATATCTTGGTATTCAGGAGATTACTTTATTTTCTGATTATTCGGTAAACGGGCAGGTGAATAATAGAGTACTTAATGGTTCAACAAATCCCCCAAATAGTAAAGTAAAAGTAGAAATGCAGTGCATAGATGAGGCTGTTTACAACTATTTCAAAGCTCAGAAAAGCCTGAATGATCCGGAATTTAATACCACTGTTTCTGCAAATCCGCCAAGTAACATCAGTAACGGAGCACTTGGGTATTTTTCAGCCCATACAACAAGCGAAAAAGAAATCATTATTCAATAA